AAAAAACTATTTTCACATAATTTTCACATCTATTCACATAGTCAATATGCCCATATTTTAGCCAAAAAAGCGAATTTTTTCGTTACAATTTCAAATAATTCACATATTCATTTTTCACATATTCACAAAGGATAGCAATGCTTGGCGACAAAGTCCTCCAAATGCTCAAAGAAGAGATACCAAAAATAGAGTATGAAAGATATATCAAACAGTTATCTTTCGATGAAGATGCTTCCAAAGCGGATATTGCAGTCTACAAAGCACCAAATCTTTTTGTCGCCAATTGGGTAAAAACCAAATATAAAGAAAAAATTGCACAACTTTTTGAACTGCAAACTGGCATCGAAACCAGTGTTGAAATCGTCACATCCAACCAAAAAACAGCAACAAAAAAAGTAACAACGCAAGAAGTAAAAGAGCATACACCATCCACTACAAGCACAAAAATCAATCCTACCTATACTTTTGAAAATTTTGTTGTAGGAAGTTCCAACCAGTTTGCCTATACCGCTGCTCTTAGTGTTGCAGAAAAACCCGGAAAAGCATACAATCCGCTTTTTATTTATGGAGGTGTCGGACTTGGCAAAACCCACCTTTTGCACGCCATTGGAAATTTCAATATAAAAAAAGAAAAAGTGGTCATCTATGCTACTATTGAGCAATTTATGAACGATTTCACCTATCATCTTCGCAACAAAACGATCGAGCGATTTCGCGAAAAATATCGACAATGTGATATCCTGCTTATTGACGATGTGCAGTTTTTAAGTGGAAAAGAGCGAACGCAAGAGGAGTTTTTCCACACTTTCAACGAACTGCATAACGACAAAAAACAGATCGTTTTGACCAGCGATCAGCACCCCAAAAAAATCGCAGGTCTTGAAGATAGACTTAAAAGCCGATTTGAATGGGGTCTCATTGCCGACATTCAGCCCCCAGAACTTGAAACAAAAATCGCCATTATTAAGAAAAAATGTGAACTTGACGGAATCAATCTTGACGATGAAATCATAAACTATATCGCCTCACATATGGATAGCAATATCCGAGAGATCGAAGGTGTCATCATTAAACTCAATGCCTACTCGTCACTTGTAAACCAAAAAATTACTCTGGATTTGGCAAAAAATGTTTTAGGGGAACTGAAAAAAGAGCAGCAAAAAAATATTACGCTCAAAGACATCGTAGATGCAGTAGCAAGTGATCTCAACATTAAACCAAGCGAAATCAAAAGTAAATCCAGAAGCCGCCAAATCGTTAATGCTAGACGCATCGTCATCTATCTTGCACGGACTCTCACACCAAACTCTATGCCAGCACTCGCACAATTTTTTGGCATGAAAGACCATACCTCGGTCAGCCATGCTATGAAAAAGGTCAAAGAGATGATCGAAAAAGATGCCAATTTCAAACTAAAAATCGATGAACTTGCCCATAAAATAAGAAGCAGCAACAGTGAAAAAATGTGATGAAATCAAAAAAGCAAAAACAGAAAAAAATCCCTTCACACTGTTGTTGTCTTTCGTTTTTCACAAAAACACACCGCAATACTACTGATTCTAAAGAATTTTAAAAAATAAAAGGAAAATTTAACATAACAAAATATAAAATATTAAAAAATCCTAAAATTGGAGAAAAGTATGAAAATCGAGATCCGTAAATCCCTCTTCGAACAAGTTCTTACCCAATTGCAACCTTTCCTGGAAAAAAAAGACATCAGTCAAATCACCTCTCATGTTTACATAGAAGCAAATGAACAACTCATCCTAAAAGCAACCGACTACGAAACGGGACTCAAAACATCACTGGAAGATTTTACCTGTATCAAACCGGGACTTGCCACTGCAAACGGTAAAAAACTGCTTGATATCATACGAATACTCAAAGAGGATCTCATAACATTAGAAACAAAAGAGAATACACTGCATATCTCGCAAGGACATTCCCGGTTTAAGCTGCCAATGTTTGATGCCGAGTCCTTTCCAAAATTTCCCGATATCGACAATCTGCCAAAAATCGATATCAAAGGTGGAGAATTTATAGCTTCACTCAAAAAGATTGCCCCGGCTATAGATACAAACAACCCAAAATTTGAACTTAATGGTGCTCTTATCGATATCAAAGAAGACAAAATCAATTTTGTCGCCACCGATACAAGAAGACTCGCTTTAGTGACACTCGAACAATCTATGGAAAAAGCTTTCAATCTTATCATTCCCAAAAAAGCAATCAACGAGATTCAAAAGCTCTTTTTAGATGATATCAGTATGTTTTATGATGAAACCTATCTTATCATCAAAAACGAAAACTATCTTTTCTTTACAAAATTGATCAATGGGAAATTTCCAGACTACGAACGCATCATTCCAAAATCTCTCAACTATGAAATGACCCTCCCAAAAGAGAGTATGATAGAAGCAATCAAACAGATTACCATCATTTCCAACGAACTCAAACTCACATTTTTAAAAGATCGTATCATCTTTAGAAGTTTAAGTGAAGAAAATATCGAAGCACAAACAGAGATCGAAGTAGCTACACCTTTTGAAGAAAAATTCGTCATGGCCGTCAATAGCAAATATATCCTCGATTTTCTTGCCCATATCGATTCAGACCAATTTATTATGGGTATCAACGACAGCGATCTTCCATTTGAACTCAAAGAAAACAACTTCATCACTATCGTCATGCCAATCGTAATTTAAACGAAAAAAAGATATAATAGAATAATTTATAAGGGGCGAAAAGCCCCAAAATCCGGAGAGGTATAATGGAAAAACAGCAATATGGTGCTGAAAAAATCAAGGTTTTAAAAGGTCTTGAAGCTGTTCGAAAAC
This region of Nitratiruptor sp. YY08-10 genomic DNA includes:
- the dnaN gene encoding DNA polymerase III subunit beta, whose amino-acid sequence is MKIEIRKSLFEQVLTQLQPFLEKKDISQITSHVYIEANEQLILKATDYETGLKTSLEDFTCIKPGLATANGKKLLDIIRILKEDLITLETKENTLHISQGHSRFKLPMFDAESFPKFPDIDNLPKIDIKGGEFIASLKKIAPAIDTNNPKFELNGALIDIKEDKINFVATDTRRLALVTLEQSMEKAFNLIIPKKAINEIQKLFLDDISMFYDETYLIIKNENYLFFTKLINGKFPDYERIIPKSLNYEMTLPKESMIEAIKQITIISNELKLTFLKDRIIFRSLSEENIEAQTEIEVATPFEEKFVMAVNSKYILDFLAHIDSDQFIMGINDSDLPFELKENNFITIVMPIVI
- the dnaA gene encoding chromosomal replication initiator protein DnaA, translating into MLGDKVLQMLKEEIPKIEYERYIKQLSFDEDASKADIAVYKAPNLFVANWVKTKYKEKIAQLFELQTGIETSVEIVTSNQKTATKKVTTQEVKEHTPSTTSTKINPTYTFENFVVGSSNQFAYTAALSVAEKPGKAYNPLFIYGGVGLGKTHLLHAIGNFNIKKEKVVIYATIEQFMNDFTYHLRNKTIERFREKYRQCDILLIDDVQFLSGKERTQEEFFHTFNELHNDKKQIVLTSDQHPKKIAGLEDRLKSRFEWGLIADIQPPELETKIAIIKKKCELDGINLDDEIINYIASHMDSNIREIEGVIIKLNAYSSLVNQKITLDLAKNVLGELKKEQQKNITLKDIVDAVASDLNIKPSEIKSKSRSRQIVNARRIVIYLARTLTPNSMPALAQFFGMKDHTSVSHAMKKVKEMIEKDANFKLKIDELAHKIRSSNSEKM